The Camelina sativa cultivar DH55 chromosome 16, Cs, whole genome shotgun sequence sequence GCACATCGCTCTGCGCTGTGCCCTACAGCCGCCACCAAGGTACCACCAGCTTCTTTAGTGCGTCTTTTTGATTACTGCTTGTTTCTTCAACCCTATATTCCCTTATATAGtgaaaccctagagcttatgtcggtttaaCCTTGTAGACTACACAACCCGGATCCTGAATGGGCTACACACCAATATCGGCCCAATTCATGGTTTagaccaaataagcccatatgaagcaaacatttacaAGAATTTCGGTTACATTTATCTCTCAGGCTAGGTTACGTGGCTTGAACCAGCGTTTTTGCTGTGGAAACCTGGGGGTCGTGGCTATGAGAGACCTTCATACATGACTAAGACTGAGAAAGATGAGCCCAAGTTCACACCAGAGGAAGAACTAAAAATAATGAGCAAAGAAGTTAATGCAAGTGATGTATGTCCCTTAACCTATGGTTTATTATGACATTGAGAGTTTAATTTGATCGGATGTGAAACATATGCATGCAGGGGTTTGATATAGATCTCAGGTCCTTCTGCTGCGTTTTTAACTACCATCCTGGGATTATTGATTCGCATCAGTTCGTTGATGAATCAGAAACCACCGAGGATTTACTCAAGAGACTCGCTTAGAAATCACTTGATGACCGTAATCAAGAAAAAGTGAGCCAACTTAGTCTATATGTGATAAGactatagaatatatatacatagaatGCTTCTAAGGTCAAAACGACATCTACAAACCGCCCTTATTTCCTAGCCCTCTAAATACATCGTTACTCGACCATAACAGCCAGACGTTACTGCGACTACGTGTGTAATGCTTACGCGTTTTCTCCCTCAATCGTCTCCTCAAAACGTCTCACAAGTTTCCTTACACATCCGCAAAGAAGAAATCCACATTGTGCTCACGAGACTCTAGACCTCACGTACCTTCATCAACAAATGAGGTAGAGCTCGAGTCTCTCTTGTAAGATCTAATAACGTTCAATAACATCGAGAGGATGGTTACAGGGAAGGGAAGATAGTAGACGATATTGTGTCAAGGACAAAGAAGAAGTCGAGCTAGCTGTTCAAGAAACCTTTAGTTTCTATAACTAGTACGTAATAGCGGCTTGAGGCATCCCGGAGAATACTTGCCCTTCATGAAGATTTTGGGAGGAATCTGTTGCACAAGTCATGGATGAGACGTTAGCAGCGTTTACTTGAAGAGTGTTTGAGCGATTAAGACGGTAATATATACTATGGTCTTTCACATGCTCTctttgcaacaacaacaacttgagTATTACACTGACGTATATCAAAGACCCAATGAtgaaaactaatcaaacacaaatccACTATAaatatctacatatataaatatgtcaAATCATGGGCGCAACGCAAACCTACCATAAACCAACACTTTTTCAAAACCTAAACACAAATTTTTTGGAGAACAAGAGATTGTGACTTTGACGTTAATTAGGATCGTTGATTTTAGTTAGGAGTTTATGACATTGTTAATCCAAACATTAAACtaccattaattttatttcttgttactATTTTAAGGTGCTACCATTCAGAGTCGTAGATTTTCCCAAAATTTTGAGGAATCTTCATCCATATCACCGGCCCTTTTTAGCTTTCATTCCAgctataaataaaacacatacacacaaacaaaatatataaaacaaaacaaaaagatacacCTTTGTTTCTCAATAAGGCAGCCACGATGTTAAAAGAACACAATAATTTTCGTTCATTGTTGTTAGTATTAGTGCTCTTTGCATTCTCAAAATCAAATGCAATGCCAATCAAAGACGTACACAAATTTTGCAAGGAGACATTCGAAGAAGATCTCTGCCTGAAACACATTGGGTCGGACCAACGTATAGCAGCCGCCCACGACTTCAGTGACGTGTTTTTAATTGCGGTAATAACTCATCTGAcaactttaattattttgtgttaattATGAAGAAATTCATGTGgtagaaaaaaagaagacttcGTAATATCGATGTTCTAATTCGATTTAATTTAAGAGAATTGAATAATTGTAACCACGAAccaaagtaattaattattaaaaaaatatatcggTTAAAAACGGAACAAAGCATATTAAATTTGAAACGTAAATATTTACTCTGCTTCGATCCATGCATAtcttaacatataattatataaatatatagaaaatatatttaattaattaattattaaatcataaataaagaATATTCAAAGTACTAATAGAGAATATTATAGGAAAAATGTGATTTATTAATATTCTacaatatatagtaatatatatgatttgagaTCTTATCAGGCAACTGAAGTCCAACTTCAAGTGAACAATGCGATCACGCATATCAACAATGTCCGACGAACTTATGTTGATCCTGTTGGAAAGGAGCGGATCGCAGTATGCGAAAAAAAATACGAGATTGCAGCCGATAGTTTTCACAAGGCTTGGGAAGTTGGACAAAAAAAGTCCAAGGCATTAACGGACCGTGTGGAATTGTCTAACCGCATGAAAGCTGGCTATGAGGCTGTGAGCGAGTGCGAAGGCGAATGGTCAAAGCATGGTCCGAAGAAAGAGTCTCCTCTTCTTTTCTATTACCTTAACGTTATCAAATTGTGCCAAATTGCTCATGTTATTATCGGCAAGACTTACAATATCGGAATTTAATTACCTGAGAGAATTAGGTACTAAAACTGACAATACAAGCAGAAAGTATTTTTAGTATGAAACGTACGATCAACAATGAAATTCTTATATCAGATTTGTACAAATTAATATGGTTTGTTTTTCTAGCagcaaatatttaaaatgtaatttgggatattgttaatataattttataatttacaaaattggCTGTTGAGTTATACTTTGAAAAATaccccatttttatttttaataaaaactaaaatatttaatatataaaattataattttgtctagatttaaatttaagatatatattttaataaatcaaacaaaattcgaaatttagagataaactaaactaaatttgaaataatattaattatagttatatatatttttaaccgaaagtgtttattgattttatttaaaaattaacaagataatatctaaaaatattacaaagtatacaacttaatatttgttatgttatatAAGAACAAATCTCTGACGTTCCAAAACCCACTTTTCAACTCAACATACCATCTAAGTTTGTTTCAATTCAACGATtctctttgatttgttttgcaTGGTACATTATTTTGTATGtgttaaataataatgaatcaTCAAAATATGCACGATGAaaataacacatgatttaacaaaatcatGACTTAACTTAACATAGTTAGAACAttgttattcattattattagtttttaaaaataggataataaatctttgaaaattgttagttatataaaaactttgtcaaaactaaatatataattactacTAAAAAGgtgatttcaaatttaaagtataaaatGGTTGTGGTTTATTATGTTAGGCTATTTTAGTAGtcatacatatttaaaaataatttttaaaaggaaaataaaaagagggtatttttttcaaaagtgtaAACAAAAATAGggtatttttccaaatttacaaaactaCTTGAGATTCGAGGTATTAGCTTAGCCACTCATACGTTTAGCAAACTGGATATTTCTCTGCTTCTAGttataatctttgattttttttttctctaatatttTACCAAGTCAAGACATTTAAAGATGCATGTTACAATTTTAAGAAAACTGTATTAAAGAAATATCGGTTTTTCTAAATTAGCAGAAACTGAAAAGCAAAAACTATACTCTATATAATATCTTGTCTTTTCAGCTGATGCAAATAtagagttttctattttattaaagAATCTCTCATCCATACACACGATCGTTACTGTTTTTAgctttcagaaaaaaaaagaaagataaaagtcAAAAAGATATTGAAACGCACAGAGAATAAATAACAACTTTTGTTTCTCGAAATGGCCACAATGCTTACAAACCATATGTGGTTTCTTATTACGACGTTGTTATTGTTTGCGTTTCCAACAGCAAACGCGATTCCAAAAAGAGACGTCGAGAATCTATGCAGAGAGAGTACTGACTTCTCCTTCTGCCTCACATCCCTCGAATCGGATCCGCGAATAGCAGCCGCACGTGACCTCCACGACGTGCTTTTAATTGCGGTAATGTTTATACGTTGAATATTTGATTTACATTTCAATCTAAATAAAACATATGGACCAAAACGTATATTGAATACCAAACCTATCAATAAAATACATCTATGCAGTAaatccataaataaaaaaataaaaaatcgcaTATTCGAATGGACTATGTTTTAAATGTGATTGGAAACTTTTTTGTCAGATAACGCTGTCAAAAATTCAAGTGGACGACGCAACCACCCATATTGGCACAGTCAGTCGAAAGTTCAGTGGTCCGAATGGGAAGAGACGGATCGGAGTTTGCAGGAGGAATTACGGAATCGCTTCGAATAGGTTTCAGACTGCTTGGGAACTTGCACTTAAAAAATCATATGGGGAAATGGAGAAACAGGCAAAAGTTGGCACCAACGCTGTGGTCGACTGCGAAAACGCATGGAGAAGGGGTGGTCCGGTACAAACGTCTCCTCTCACTTTCTATAACACGAATGTTTCCAAGCTATCTGgaatcatttttcttattttccgaAAGCTTAAATAACCTCAACTTGTACCGGAATTTTGATATTGCATGACCACGACCCTAGTTACGTGTAATAAATTTTGGGAAATAATAGACTAGTGGGACAATCGTAACATCCTCACCTAATTGAGTCTGTAATTGTGATTTGGTATTAAAAACCGGAGTTAAACCGGGTTAGCTTCACTCACACTTATAAGTGAATGTTAACATATATgtacataatttttctttcttcttcgtctctctcaaCAAACTCTTTCTTGTACAATCACCATTTACTTAAAAAGTCAAAGGACATCTAATGTAGTAGTGGAAATGATAAAGAAGATTACTGAAAAAAGTGTGGTTTATATATGACTGAGACCTCTTATAAGATAATACCAATTACCAAAAATGACAATGACCAACGCAACGAACCTCTTATGATCAACCGAGCAGAACTGGGATTTTCTGTAATATTTATCGGTATAAAACTTTCTCGGCTTTCTTAAAATATAGTTTAGGATCATAAGTGCGTGAAAAAACATAACGTTCAAGTTTCAAAGCAATTAGGGGATAAAGACGAATGAGGTTTGCAAGAGATACAATGATGCTAACGACCGTTCTACTGTTATTTTAGATGAGACATGAGACTGAGGCCAGATTACCGTGAGGCGCTGCTTTGGTTCCGGGTTTCCAACAACCTTTGCCAAACCATTTTTCCACAATGCACAAGAGTCAAGGATGCGACAAGGTAAAGAAGAGGAACACCGATTACACAACCTTCCGATGCAAAATTCACCAATGTCTGGTACGAAGagccaagaaaacaaaaaacaaaagatcacgtttaaaagaattttatgAAATGGTGATCAGCAAAGGATATATAGAGAATACAGGTGAGATTTGAAAATCTGAGATCTTATTACCAACATTCCAGCAGCAAGGTGTATGACTGGCACTATTACTTGATCTACTCTGTTCCCTTTTGCATACCCTTCGAAAGCAATGACCATCGAGAATGTGTGGATAGTAACAAAGGCAAGAGCAATGATTGCTGTAAGACATGGTTGTAAATATTACAACATGAGTACTAGTGcactagacaaaaaaaatcaaaccactAGCGACTCAATGAAGAAGTTGCAAAGCTTCATAATCTATGTTGTAAGAACAAAACTTAGGTTCAGTTGACTCACCAGAGATGAGAAAAAATGGCACCTTCGAACATCTTTCGACATAGAATGTTGCTGGACCAAACGCTGGAGTTAAGAGGctcaaacaaaagaagacagcATGTGCCACACCATGACCTAAGCCACCAGCTGCATGCAATTGACTAGAATAGTCTTAGATCATGTCAAAAGAGTAAGAAATGGGATGCATAACAGGTGCTGGATGGGTTCCATACTTCCATGTTAGTTTCAGCTATATGGTTATCTAACCTATTCTACAGCATTCTCCTTCTGGATGCACAATCAGAAACGAATGCCTAAATAAGGTTCGCTCGAGCTTCTGACAAGCTTTAAGGCCAAGACAGAAATATCTAAATCCTATTCAAGATCACGATACTTGCAACCTGTTTTTACTTCATATTTCTTAATCAAACAGCAAGAGTCAACAGGTGTGTTTGCCTATCTGATAATATAGACTAACACAAAAGCCAACTACAATCTATGAAATAAACTTAAAGATATTCAGAAATTAAACCGGAATGCGTACGTACCAAGAGCAATCTGCAGCTTATCAGTGAGAAACAGACGGGGCCTTGAGATCCGATCCGCAAAGGAATCCAAAACATCCTCAAGCCTCCTTCAGTATAACAAAGACAATAACAAGCTGAGATAGGATTCCAGTTATGATGTAGCATGAACAACAGTAGtagtaagaactaagaagaagaagaagaagaagaaacttacttGTAAACCTTCcagaaaagaaaacgaagacCTTCCTGGAAACAAACAGAGGTGACAACAAGTAAAGCATAAGGCCACCACACATTGGCTTTGAGAGGAAGAAATGGTCTCCATAATCCTGACAAGATGATCAGACTCACAAGCCACAGCAACGTACTGCATTTATCATTTACCAAGCAAATCAAATCAGAGCATATATTCAAGTTTTTGattccaaaaccctaactttttcCAGTAAAAGTCTTCGCGAAACGCTCAAACGCTTAGACCCAAAGACTATTCGTAATCGAATCATTAGagaaaaaaagcagagagagacccaaaagaaagaaaagaacctGGAGAGAACAGTGAGGATGAGAAAGGGCTTTCTGGAGATGACGGAGACGAAGAGTGATAGAGAAGGTCCCAGAGCCACCAGCGCGTATCCGATCCCCGCCGCGACCGTCATGCCCGCTCCCGCGTTGTCGTCGCTACTAAGTCGCTCAACTCTACTCCCAACGTAGACCTCGCGTGAACTCAAATCAATTGATAAAGATGCTTCCTTTTGTCAGTTTGTGGTtgtggaagaaaagaaaaaaaaatcagatctttaTGTGGCTATTCAAATTCAACTATAGAGTAAAATTTTAACACCagaaaattaattacttaattacttGGGTTTATCAGAAACCCATACTCTGCAATCTTACCAATTTGAGTTTACCAACTTGTTCTAATCCTCTATTTACATGTTACAAAGGTCATCATCCTCAACATCCTACAAGTACAAACAAAGAGGCTTGTGTAGGTTTTGTAGCAATCCGCTCTTACAGTTTTCTAGGAACAGATCACAAAAATGGGGTTTTTCAAAATACTAAAGTCTTGGGACTTTGGATCATAGTTCTTTGCTTCTTCCGTTAGATTTCTTCAACTTGGATGAAGGACTTGATGTCTCTTTGAATGCAGCAGGACAGAGCTTAGTGATACTGCAGGCTTCGCAACGAGGTCTTAGCGGTGTGCAAATCATTTGTCCAAAACCCAcctattacaaattttaaacaaGACAAGAAGGGAAGGCCGGTTAAGTTatgattcaatgttttcatttgatttgtATAGTCTCAACTGTATCTTTATGGTTAGAAGAAACGGTGAGGGATGACGTACCAAGAGGGGGTTAATGGCGACCCATTCTTCCTTTGGAAGCCATTGTTGCAAAGCTACTCTTGTTTCCTCCGGAGATGTAGTTTTCTAGCAAATCACAGATTACGTATGTGTGACAAAGAACAGGCAAACAGAAGAcgatttgctctgttttttcacAAATACAAGTTCTGATTTAAGCCAATTGTGAAGTACCTGTTTGGTTCCTGATCGAGACACCCAACCAAGTCGATTGCAAATGCGATGCACATGTGTATCCACACATATACCTTGTACATCATTCCATGCTATATGCAGAATCTGACATGTGATAATAGAAGAAAACTTTAAGAAGCTTTTTGATACCATTTCATCTAACTCACAAGATAGAAGTAAATAATTTGGTCAATTTTTACCAGATGGGCCATCTTGGGACCGATCCCTGGAAGAGACAGTAGGTCGTCCAAAGAGTTTGGAATGTCTCCGTTATATTTCACTAGACAAATTCTAGCTATTTTCTTCATATATGTAGCCTTCCTTGTATAAAATCCAACCTGATAGTAAAGGCAAACTGTTAATTTCGTAACCAAAAATTTACTAAGAACAAAGGCCCTAGAGTCTCTCATTCCTTTCCTtatttccacttttttttttgagaaattggtAAAGAAATTAGAACACAAAGAGGCTCATGTCAGAGGCAATTATGTGAAGAAGTAAGACGACACTTGGATAACATACCGGATAGATCAATTCTTTTATGGTTGATTCATCAGCTTTATCAACGGCTTCGGGCGTAAGAAGGCCGTTTTGATGAAGACGATGTATAGCCGCTGCGTGTTGAAAGCATCTGAATAGTAAGTATGCATGTATAATCAAAGATTCTTGTAAATGTCCATGATTAGAAAAGTGAAATAACTGTTTCTTTAACAGCACACAAAGCCCACCATTATTAACTTGATCTTTTGTCTGACTTGAGAGAAGTGCTCCTAGCAAGACAGCAAATCTTCTTTCCTAGGTATAGCAAAAAACTGATCAGTATTGAAACAAGAGCAATCCACCCCTATGCTTTCAAGCATAACTTGGTCTTGTGaaatatgaaaacaacaaagagaaagaggtgTTTCTTGAGCAAACGATAAGAATCCTTTCCTAACCTATTCACTGACGatacatacaacaaatttataAGCGGCTTGAGGAAAAATGTTCTTTATACAGTAAAACGAAAACCTCAAGCCCATAGAGCTAGAATAACCTCAGTGTATCTCAGCATACTTTCACACAAAATTGAGGAAAATAGTTATACCGTAGGAGGCAGAAAGCTTCCGGCCTTATCACATCCCATAGAATCAACTGGTGCGTCTTCAGAAGATCTCATTTGACGAATACCCTCAAGCACTTTTACCCAGTTTTCAGGCGGATTTCCTGGATTATAACTAACAAGTTACTGTGTGTGAAGAAATCTGTAAAGTAAAAACCACTTCAACCCTATCATTAAGGGGCTCGCTGCATGATAACATACCTACTGTTTTGACTGAAGTCCCAG is a genomic window containing:
- the LOC104749728 gene encoding endonuclease III homolog 1, chloroplastic-like isoform X1; amino-acid sequence: MSLVNGGAASSTLVHNAAWFYRIRTMNRQIQGAVSSSNKPLSLKTQQHPLSDSKSEPANVVSGSETRVYTRKKRLKQEPLEPLPGKQLCGLPDIEDFAYKKNIASPSSIYAGRSPETSITGTSVKTVGNPPENWVKVLEGIRQMRSSEDAPVDSMGCDKAGSFLPPTERRFAVLLGALLSSQTKDQVNNAAIHRLHQNGLLTPEAVDKADESTIKELIYPVGFYTRKATYMKKIARICLVKYNGDIPNSLDDLLSLPGIGPKMAHLILHIAWNDVQGICVDTHVHRICNRLGWVSRSGTKQKTTSPEETRVALQQWLPKEEWVAINPLLVGFGQMICTPLRPRCEACSITKLCPAAFKETSSPSSKLKKSNGRSKEL
- the LOC104749725 gene encoding uncharacterized protein LOC104749725 — its product is MLKEHNNFRSLLLVLVLFAFSKSNAMPIKDVHKFCKETFEEDLCLKHIGSDQRIAAAHDFSDVFLIAATEVQLQVNNAITHINNVRRTYVDPVGKERIAVCEKKYEIAADSFHKAWEVGQKKSKALTDRVELSNRMKAGYEAVSECEGEWSKHGPKKESPLLFYYLNVIKLCQIAHVIIGKTYNIGI
- the LOC104749728 gene encoding endonuclease III homolog 1, chloroplastic-like isoform X2, producing MSLVNGGAASSTLVHNAAWFYRIRTMNRQIQGAVSSSNKPLSLKTQQHPLSDSKSEPANVVSGSETRVYTRKKRLKQEPLEPLPGKQLCGLPDIEDFAYKKNIASPSSRRSPETSITGTSVKTVGNPPENWVKVLEGIRQMRSSEDAPVDSMGCDKAGSFLPPTERRFAVLLGALLSSQTKDQVNNAAIHRLHQNGLLTPEAVDKADESTIKELIYPVGFYTRKATYMKKIARICLVKYNGDIPNSLDDLLSLPGIGPKMAHLILHIAWNDVQGICVDTHVHRICNRLGWVSRSGTKQKTTSPEETRVALQQWLPKEEWVAINPLLVGFGQMICTPLRPRCEACSITKLCPAAFKETSSPSSKLKKSNGRSKEL
- the LOC104749726 gene encoding cell wall / vacuolar inhibitor of fructosidase 1-like; the encoded protein is MATMLTNHMWFLITTLLLFAFPTANAIPKRDVENLCRESTDFSFCLTSLESDPRIAAARDLHDVLLIAITLSKIQVDDATTHIGTVSRKFSGPNGKRRIGVCRRNYGIASNRFQTAWELALKKSYGEMEKQAKVGTNAVVDCENAWRRGGPVQTSPLTFYNTNVSKLSGIIFLIFRKLK
- the LOC104749727 gene encoding gamma-secretase subunit APH1-like, whose amino-acid sequence is MTVAAGIGYALVALGPSLSLFVSVISRKPFLILTVLSSTLLWLVSLIILSGLWRPFLPLKANVWWPYALLVVTSVCFQEGLRFLFWKVYKRLEDVLDSFADRISRPRLFLTDKLQIALAGGLGHGVAHAVFFCLSLLTPAFGPATFYVERCSKVPFFLISAIIALAFVTIHTFSMVIAFEGYAKGNRVDQVIVPVIHLAAGMLTLVNFASEGCVIGVPLLYLVASLTLVHCGKMVWQRLLETRNQSSASR